The genomic stretch AGGATAAGCTCACCGTGGCACGCGCTAGAAAGATCGAGCGATTCTTCTCCCAGCCGTTCCACGTAGCAGAGGCCTTCACCGGAGTTCCGGGCGTGTACTGCAAGCTTGAGGATACCATTAAGGGCTTCGGCGAGCTGGTCGACGGTAAGTTGGACGATCTGCCTGAGCAGGCATTCTTATACGCTGGTACGCTTGATTCAGTTCGCGCTAAGGCAGAGAAGTTGGCTGCTGAGTTTGCACAGGCCGCATAAGGGCAAAAGAAGGGTAGGGGATGTCAGAGGGAACGTTTCAGTTAAAGGTATTTTCTGGTCGGGGACTTGAGGTCGAGGCCGAGGTGCGTTCTGTGAATGTACCCTCTGAGACCGGTGAGCTCGGGTTTCTTGCTAAGCACTGCGAATACGTAGGTCTTATCTCGACCGGCATAGCTCAGTACGTTGATGCTACGGATGCAGCGCCGCAGAGATTTATCGCCTCAGGTGGTATCTGTACCTTTAGTAATAACGTACTAACCCTTCTGGCAGATTTCGTCGATCTCCCAGCATCGTTGGATAAGGGCCCGCTCTCAGATGATGTTGAGCTACTAAGAACGCAGCTTAAATCTCTCAGCCAGTTTGACCCGGAGTGGGAGTTGCTTTCACACCGAGTTGCGCGAATTGAGGCTATACGAGAGCTAGCGGCTAAGTAGTTACGTAGCTTTAAGAATTAGCTCCTGCGGTGAAGTTGACCAGCAAGGTAAAGGGGAATCCATTGGACTGCGCCAAGCAGCGATATGTTGCGTTGCGATGCCACGAACGCCTTCTATAAGCATTGCCGCATCTCATTAACCAAAGCAGCTAAGAGTGAGCCCCTCTTAGTCAGCAGGTCTGCGGGTGCACCGATCTCCCCAAGCCGTCCAGCATCTAAGACCAGCATAAGATCTGAATCGAGAACTGTCCCAAGCCGATGCGCCACAACTAGGACCGTTGCTCCAGAGAACTCGCGCCGAATAGTACGTTGGATGGCGTAGTCTGTTTCTAGATCGATGTTGGCTGTCGCCTCATCGAGGATGATGACCCTACTATTTCGTAGTAGCGCGCGCGCAAGGCAGATAAGCTGCCGTTGCCCACTACTAAAATTAGCCCCGTTTTCGTGAACCTCAGTTCCTAGCCCCTTTGAAAGTTCAGCTATAAATCCCGTAAGCTCAACACGTGCAAGGGCCTCCATAATAGCGCCTTCAGAGCTTCTCTGAAATGGATCTAGCGCATCACGCAGCGTTCCGGAAAATAGTACCGGCTCTTGTGGAACAACTGTAATAGCGCTCCTCAAAGCCTCAAGCGAGAGTGTCGAGAGATTAACTCCATCGATCTCTATCTGCCCGCCGCTTGGCTCAATCAGCCGTGCTAGGGCGAGTATTAGGGTGCTTTTCCCAGAGCCGGTGCGC from Pseudomonadota bacterium encodes the following:
- a CDS encoding F0F1 ATP synthase subunit epsilon, yielding MSEGTFQLKVFSGRGLEVEAEVRSVNVPSETGELGFLAKHCEYVGLISTGIAQYVDATDAAPQRFIASGGICTFSNNVLTLLADFVDLPASLDKGPLSDDVELLRTQLKSLSQFDPEWELLSHRVARIEAIRELAAK